The following nucleotide sequence is from Jannaschia sp. W003.
GGAACGGGGCCGGAGAGCCCTGACGCGTCCCGTCGCGGCGCCGAAACCGCGGATCCGAGGCGGAACCAGCGCCGTGCGGGGTGGTTCGCACCCTGCGATAATACATGAACGCAATTGCAGAATTGGGTTTCCGATGCTAACTCTCGCCCCCGGCGCGGGGCGGGCGGGCCTTTGGGCTGCGGAGCCGAACCGACCGGGAGGGACACGGAATGCTGCATGCCACGAACATCGGGGACCGCCGCACCAGCGTCGACGTGATCGCCGAGCATCTCTACGAGGAGATCGCCTCGCTGCGCCTCCTGCCGGGCACCCGCATCTCGGAGGCCGAGATCGCGGAGCGCTTCGGGGTCTCGCGCCAGCCGGTGCGCGACGCCTTCGGGCGGCTGGCCTCCATGGACCTGCTGCAGATCCGGCCCCAGAAGGCCACCGAGGTGAAGCGCTTCTCGATGGCCGCCATCGAGCGCGCGCGCTTCGTGCGCGCCGCAGTGGAGTCCGAGGTGCTGCGCCGCGCCGCGGCCCGCTGCGACGAGGCGGGCAACCTGCGCCTGCAGGCGGAGCTGGCGCAGCAGCATGCGGTGCTGCGCGCCAACGACCACGGTGCCTTCGGCGATCTGGACTACGCCTTCCACCGTGCCCTCTGCGAGATCGCCGGCGTGCCCTTCGCCTTCGACGTGATCCGCGAGGAGAAGGCCAAGGTGGACCGGCTGTGCATGCTCGGCCTCTCCAAGGAGGACCGGATGCCCCAGCTCGTGCGCGACCACGAGGCGATGGCCGCGGCCGTCGCGGCGGGCGACGCCGAGGCGGCGGTGGCCGCGGGCATGGAGCACCTCGCGCGGCTCGATGCGACCATCGAGGCCATCCAGGAGCGCAACGGCAACTACTTCGACGACGTCGACTGACGCTGCCGCCGGCGGGGGCCGGCCGCCCGTGACCGACGCCACATTCCTCGCGCCCCCTTCGGTGGGCACGGTGTTCCGCCTCGCCTGGCCGCTGACCACGAAGGCCGTGATGCTCCACGGCGTCGTTGTCGTGGACGCTCTGCTGGTCGCCCCCCTGGGCGAGACGGCGCTCGCCGCCATGGGCCTCGCCGCCGCGATCGGCGGGCTGCTGATGGGCGTGGTGGTCGCCTTCTCGAACGCCGCGCAGATCCGCGCCGCGCAGGCCTTCGGCTCGGGCGAGCCGCTGGCGCTTAAGACCGCGATGGGCTGCGCCGGCGTCGTGAACCTCGCCACGGTCACGCTCGGCATCCTCGCCATCGCGCTGTTCGGCGGCGCGGTGCTGCTCGCCGCCGCCCCGTCGCCCGCCATCGCCGCCGAGGCGCACCGCTACCTGATGGTCTTCGCGGTGGCCGCCTTCGCGGAGGCGGTGGCGGAGTGCTTCTCGGGCTACTTCAACGGATGCGGGCGCACGAAGGTGCCGTTCGCGAGCTACCTGCTGGCGATCCCCGTCAACGTCGGCGTGAGCGTCGTCTTCATCCACGGCCTCGCCGGCATGCCCGAACTGGGCGTGACCGGCGCCGCCGTGGGCACCGCCACGGGATCGCTCCTGCGGGCGGCGTTCCTGGCGTGGCGCTTCAATGATGCGACGCGGTGGTTCCGCGACGTGCCCGGCTGGTCGCGCGGCTCGCTCGCCGCTGCGTTGCGCCGGCACCTCGCCTTCTCGCTGCCCATCGCCGCCACCTTCGTCAGTGCCACCACCGCGGCCAGCGTCTGCACGCTGATCTACGCGCGCCTGCCGATCCACGAGTTCGCGGCGCTCACGCTGATCCTGCCATGGGTCCACGTGGCCGGCACGCTGGGCATGAGCTGGGCGCAGGCCGTGGGCATCCTCGTGGCGCAGCTCCTGGGCCGCGACGCGCCCGGGCCGCTGCTCGACCGATTCCTCCTGGGCGCCTGGCGCGCGGCCTTCGCCGCCGCCGCCCTAGTGGCGCTCATCTACCTCGCGGTCTGCCTCGTGTCGGACCGGCTCTACGACGACCTGGAGCGCGAGACCCGCGCGACCCTGCTGGCCTTCCTGCCGGTCCTCCTGCTCCTGCCCTTCCCGAAGGGGTCCAACGCCATGTGCGGCCACACCCTGCGGGCGGGCGGCGAGACGGTGTGGGTGATGCACATCTTCGTCTGGTCGCAATGGCTGTTCCGCGTGCCCGCCACCGCCGTCATGGTGCTGTGGCTCGAGATGCCCGCGCCTTGGATCTTCTCGCTGGTGCTGGCCGAGGAACTGGTGAAGCTGGCACCGTTCCACCTGCGCCTCCTGCAAGGCGGCTGGAAGCGCGGGCGGGCGGAGATATGAGCGGCGCGGGGCGCCCGGAGGAGCGTGTGATGGGGAATTCGAGCGACTGGGTCGAGGCGGGCGAGGGCGTGCGGCGCCGGGTGCTGGCCGACGACCCCGGCATGATGGTGGTGGAGTTCCGCTTCGAGCAGGGCGCCGTGGGCGCACTGCACCACCACCCGCACCTCCAGTCGAGCTTCGTGGCCTCGGGCCGGTTCGACTACGAGATCGCGGGCGAGACCCGCCGCCTCGGGCCGGGCGACGCGGTGGTGATCCCGGGCGGCGCGGTGCACGGCTGCACCGCCGTCGAGGCGGGCACGCTCCTCGACGTGTTCGCGCCGCGCCGCGCCGACTTCGCGCCGGACCCCGCGTGAGCGCGCTGGCGGGGCGGCGCGCCTTCGTCACGGGCGCCAACACTGGCATCGGGCAGGCTGTCGCCGTGGACCTCGCCGCCGCCGGGGCAGAGGTTCTCTGCGCGGGCCGCTCAGCGATGGACGAGACCTTGGCGGCCATCGCCGCGGCGGGCGGGCAGGGGCACGCCGTCCCTGCCGATCTCGGCACGATGGCGGAGGCACGCGCCGCGTTCGAGGGGGCGGAGGCTGCGCACGGGCCGGTCGACGTGCTGGTCAACAACGCCGGCATCATCCGCCGCGCCGACGCCGTGGACATGACCGAGGCGGACTGGGACGCGGTGCTCGACGTGAACCTCAAGGCCGCGTTCTTCCTCGCCCAGAGCTTCGCGCGGTCGCGCCTGCGGGCGGGGGGCGAGGGGGCGGTCGTCAACGTGGCCTCGCTGCTCAGCTTCCAGGGCGGCATCCGGGTCGCGGGCTACACCGCCTCCAAGAGCGGGCTCGCGGGCCTGACGCGGGTGCTGGCCAACGAGTGGGCGCCCCACGGCATCACCGTGAACGCGGTGGCGCCCGGCTACGTCGAGACCAACAACACCGCCGCGCTGCGCGACGACCCCGAGCGGCGCGAGGCCATCCTCGCGCGCATCCCCATGGGCCGATGGGCGCGGCCTGCGGACATCGCCGGCGCGGTCACCTTCCTGGCCGGCCCCGGCGCCCGCTACGTGACCGGCGTGACCCTGCCCGTGGACGGCGGCTGGCTGGCCCGCTGAGACGCCGGGGGCGGCAGGCTCGTCCCCTCATCCCCCATGCTCTGCGCGCAGCGCGGCCTTCTGCACCTTGCCCATGGCGTTGCGGGGCAGGGCGTCCAGGACGACGTAGCGCCGGGGGCGCTTGAACCGCGCGAGCGATGCCGCCACGGTTTCCGCCACCGCGTCGAGGTCGAGCGCCGCGTCCGCCTCGGCCACCACGGCGGCCACCACGCTCTCGCCGAAGTCGGGGTCGGGCACGCCGAACAC
It contains:
- a CDS encoding MATE family efflux transporter, producing the protein MTDATFLAPPSVGTVFRLAWPLTTKAVMLHGVVVVDALLVAPLGETALAAMGLAAAIGGLLMGVVVAFSNAAQIRAAQAFGSGEPLALKTAMGCAGVVNLATVTLGILAIALFGGAVLLAAAPSPAIAAEAHRYLMVFAVAAFAEAVAECFSGYFNGCGRTKVPFASYLLAIPVNVGVSVVFIHGLAGMPELGVTGAAVGTATGSLLRAAFLAWRFNDATRWFRDVPGWSRGSLAAALRRHLAFSLPIAATFVSATTAASVCTLIYARLPIHEFAALTLILPWVHVAGTLGMSWAQAVGILVAQLLGRDAPGPLLDRFLLGAWRAAFAAAALVALIYLAVCLVSDRLYDDLERETRATLLAFLPVLLLLPFPKGSNAMCGHTLRAGGETVWVMHIFVWSQWLFRVPATAVMVLWLEMPAPWIFSLVLAEELVKLAPFHLRLLQGGWKRGRAEI
- a CDS encoding GntR family transcriptional regulator, translating into MLHATNIGDRRTSVDVIAEHLYEEIASLRLLPGTRISEAEIAERFGVSRQPVRDAFGRLASMDLLQIRPQKATEVKRFSMAAIERARFVRAAVESEVLRRAAARCDEAGNLRLQAELAQQHAVLRANDHGAFGDLDYAFHRALCEIAGVPFAFDVIREEKAKVDRLCMLGLSKEDRMPQLVRDHEAMAAAVAAGDAEAAVAAGMEHLARLDATIEAIQERNGNYFDDVD
- the kduD gene encoding 2-dehydro-3-deoxy-D-gluconate 5-dehydrogenase KduD, translating into MSALAGRRAFVTGANTGIGQAVAVDLAAAGAEVLCAGRSAMDETLAAIAAAGGQGHAVPADLGTMAEARAAFEGAEAAHGPVDVLVNNAGIIRRADAVDMTEADWDAVLDVNLKAAFFLAQSFARSRLRAGGEGAVVNVASLLSFQGGIRVAGYTASKSGLAGLTRVLANEWAPHGITVNAVAPGYVETNNTAALRDDPERREAILARIPMGRWARPADIAGAVTFLAGPGARYVTGVTLPVDGGWLAR
- a CDS encoding cupin domain-containing protein, whose amino-acid sequence is MGNSSDWVEAGEGVRRRVLADDPGMMVVEFRFEQGAVGALHHHPHLQSSFVASGRFDYEIAGETRRLGPGDAVVIPGGAVHGCTAVEAGTLLDVFAPRRADFAPDPA